From the Brassica napus cultivar Da-Ae chromosome A8, Da-Ae, whole genome shotgun sequence genome, one window contains:
- the LOC106361397 gene encoding homeobox-leucine zipper protein HAT22-like: MGLDDSCNTGLVLGLGLSPTHNSYNYAIKKSSATVDHHVNPSLTLSLSGESYKVEKTVSGAGDQIYRQTSSHSGISSFSSGRIKREREVCGDGEEEAEETEKRVVCSSVRDDHEDEEGFSARKKLRLTKQQSVLLEENFKMHSTLNPKQKQALARQLSLRPRQVEVWFQNRRARTKLKQTDVDCEFLKKCCETLTDENRRLQKELQDLKALKMSQPFYMHMPPATLMVCPSCERLGGGVAGGGRGSTVAVDGGTAKGAFSIPFINPSAAC; this comes from the exons ATGGGTCTTGATGATTCATGCAACACAGGTCTTGTTCTTGGGTTAGGCCTCTCACCGACGCATAATAGTTACAATTATGCCATCAAGAAGTCCTCCGCCACCGTTGACCACCATGTCAATCCGTCGTTGACACTAAGCCTCTCCGGTGAGAGTTACAAGGTCGAAAAGACGGTCTCCGGCGCCGGAGATCAGATTTATCGGCAGACGTCGTCTCACAGCGGAATCTCATCGTTCTCGAGCGGAAggatcaagagagaaagagaagtttGTGGCGACGGCGAAGAAGAGGCGGAGGAAACGGAGAAAAGAGTGGTGTGTTCGAGTGTAAGAGATGATCATGAAGACGAAGAAGGTTTTAGTGCTCGTAAAAAGCTTAGACTCACTAAACAACAATCCGTTCTTCTTGAAGAAAACTTCAAAATGCATAGCACTCTTAATCCC AAGCAAAAACAAGCTCTTGCGAGACAGCTGAGTCTAAGGCCCAGGCAAGTTGAAGTGTGGTTCCAAAACAGGAGAGCCAG GACAAAACTAAAGCAAACAGATGTGGATTGTGAGTTTTTGAAGAAATGTTGCGAGACTTTAACGGATGAGAACAGAAGGCTTCAAAAAGAGCTTCAAGATCTCAAGGCTTTAAAGATGTCTCAACCTTTTTACATGCATATGCCGCCGGCGACGCTGATGGTGTGTCCTTCTTGTGAGAGACTCGGCGGTGGTGTTGCTGGAGGAGGCCGTGGAAGTACGGTGGCGGTGGATGGAGGAACGGCGAAGGGAGCTTTCTCCATCCCTTTTATTAATCCTTCTGCAGCTTGTTAA
- the LOC106359937 gene encoding 1-aminocyclopropane-1-carboxylate synthase 8-like, which translates to MGILSRKATCNTHGQDSSYFLGWEEYEKNPYDEVKNPDGIIQTGLAENQLSFDLIESWLAKNPEAANFEREGQSIFRELALFQDYHGLPSFKNAMADFMSENRGNRVSFDPKKLVLTAGATSANETLMFCLADPGDAFLLPTPYYPGFDRDLKWRTGVEIVPIQCTSANGFRITKSALEEAYKQAQKLNLKVKGVLITNPSNPLGTTTTRTELNRLLDFVSRKNIHLISDEIYSGTVFTSTGFISVLEVLKEKKLENTDVSKRVHIVYSLSKDLGLPGFRVGVIYSNDDIVVAAATKMSSFGLISSQTQYLLSALLSDKNFTKNYLKENQIRLKNRHDKLVSGLEAVGIECLKSNAGLFCWVDMRHLLRSNTFEAEIELWKKIVYEVKLNISPGSSCHCNEPGWFRVCFANMSEETLKVALIRLKMFVDGPSSTTRSQSEHQRLKTLTKMKVSNWVLRLSFQDREPEER; encoded by the exons ATGGGTATTTTATCAAGAAAAGCTACTTGCAACACTCATGGCCAAGATTCTTCGTATTTCCTGGGCTGGGAAGAGTACGAGAAGAACCCTTACGACGAGGTCAAGAACCCTGATGGCATTATCCAAACGGGTCTCGCAGAAAATCAG TTATCTTTCGATCTTATTGAGTCATGGCTTGCCAAGAACCCTGAAGCAGCAAACTTCGAAAGAGAAGGCCAATCTATTTTCCGGGAACTAGCTCTCTTCCAAGATTACCATGGCCTTCCTTCCTTCAAGAAT GCTATGGCGGATTTCATGTCGGAAAATAGAGGAAACCGAGTTTCTTTTGATCCTAAAAAGCTTGTCCTCACCGCGGGTGCTACTTCGGCTAACGAAACTCTTATGTTCTGTCTCGCTGATCCTGGAGATGCTTTCTTGCTCCCTACTCCATATTATCCAGG ATTTGATAGGGATTTGAAATGGCGAACCGGAGTTGAGATTGTACCAATCCAATGCACAAGTGCAAACGGATTCCGCATCACCAAATCCGCACTCGAAGAAGCCTACAAGCAAGCGCAAAAGCTTAACCTAAAAGTTAAAGGAGTCCTTATAACCAACCCATCTAACCCGTTGGGTACTACAACAACCCGAACCGAACTAAACCGTCTCTTAGATTTCGTGTCACGTAAGAATATACATTTGATAAGCGACGAGATCTACTCGGGTACTGTTTTCACTTCTACTGGTTTCATCAGCGTATTGGAAGtcctcaaagaaaaaaaactcgaAAACACCGATGTTTCTAAACGTGTCCACATCGTTTACAGTTTGTCTAAAGATCTAGGCCTACCTGGTTTTCGCGTTGGAGTTATTTACTCCAACGATGATATTGTTGTGGCTGCAGCGACAAAAATGTCTAGTTTCGGTCTAATATCTTCTCAAACACAGTACCTCTTATCCGCATTATTATCCGACAAAAACTTCACTAAGAACTACCTCAAAGAGAATCAAATCCGACTCAAAAATCGACACGATAAGCTTGTGTCTGGTCTAGAGGCTGTAGGTATCGAGTGTCTCAAGAGCAATGCTGGACTCTTCTGCTGGGTCGACATGAGACACCTATTGAGATCTAACACGTTTGAAGCCGAGATTGAGCTATGGAAAAAGATCGTTTACGAGGTTAAGCTCAATATCTCTCCCGGTTCTTCGTGCCATTGCAACGAACCGggttggtttagggtttgtttcGCGAATATGAGCGAGGAAACACTAAAGGTTGCTTTGATTAGATTGAAGATGTTCGTTGATGGACCGTCATCTACTACAAGAAGTCAAAGTGAGCATCAAAGGCTAAAGACTTTAACAAAGATGAAAGTCTCTAATTGGGTTTTACGGCTATCATTTCAGGACCGTGAACCCGAGGAACGATAG